A part of Roseitalea porphyridii genomic DNA contains:
- a CDS encoding PhoH family protein: MTTQTGVRTQVAPHGASDLAHIVMTFDNNHHARALFGQFDQNLALVEQKLGIDVRARGNQVTIKGEPMATEQARRALDWLYDRLEEGGREPEASDVEGALRMAIAADDQLSLPTMDGGSPRLAAAQIATRKRTILARTPNQDAYMRALERAELVFGVGPAGTGKTYLAVAHAAMLLERGQIDRIILSRPAVEAGERLGFLPGDMKEKVDPYLRPLYDALYDMIPGDKVERALAAGVIEIAPLAFMRGRTLSNAAVILDEAQNTTSMQMKMFLTRLGENARMIVTGDPSQVDLPPGQKSGLIEALNLLREVEGIVTVRFRDSDVVRHPLVSRIVAAYDRETGG, translated from the coding sequence TTGACGACGCAAACCGGTGTCAGAACGCAAGTCGCGCCGCACGGCGCATCCGATCTCGCCCACATCGTCATGACCTTCGACAACAACCACCATGCACGTGCGTTGTTCGGTCAGTTCGACCAGAACCTGGCGCTGGTCGAGCAGAAGCTGGGCATCGATGTGCGGGCGCGCGGCAACCAGGTCACGATCAAGGGCGAACCGATGGCGACCGAACAGGCGCGCCGGGCGCTCGACTGGCTCTACGATCGGCTCGAGGAGGGCGGCCGCGAGCCCGAGGCGTCCGATGTCGAGGGCGCCCTGCGCATGGCGATTGCCGCCGACGACCAGCTTTCGCTGCCGACCATGGATGGCGGCTCGCCGCGCCTTGCCGCCGCCCAGATCGCCACGCGCAAGCGCACCATCCTGGCGCGCACCCCCAACCAGGACGCCTATATGCGCGCGCTCGAGCGGGCCGAACTGGTGTTCGGCGTCGGTCCGGCCGGCACCGGCAAGACCTATCTGGCCGTCGCCCATGCGGCGATGCTGCTCGAACGCGGCCAGATCGACCGCATCATCCTGTCGCGCCCGGCGGTGGAAGCCGGCGAGCGGCTCGGCTTCCTGCCCGGCGACATGAAGGAGAAGGTCGACCCCTATCTGCGGCCGCTCTACGACGCGCTCTACGACATGATTCCCGGCGACAAGGTCGAGCGTGCGCTCGCCGCCGGCGTCATTGAGATCGCCCCGCTCGCCTTCATGCGCGGCCGCACCCTGTCGAACGCGGCCGTGATCCTCGACGAGGCGCAGAACACGACCTCCATGCAGATGAAGATGTTCCTGACGCGGCTTGGCGAGAACGCGCGCATGATCGTCACCGGCGATCCCAGCCAGGTCGACCTGCCGCCCGGCCAGAAGTCGGGTCTGATCGAGGCGCTCAACCTGTTGCGCGAGGTCGAGGGCATCGTCACAGTGCGCTTCAGGGATTCCGACGTCGTGCGCCACCCGCTGGTCTCGCGCATCGTCGCCGCCTACGACCGCGAAACGGGCGGCTGA
- the miaB gene encoding tRNA (N6-isopentenyl adenosine(37)-C2)-methylthiotransferase MiaB: MSDGETASNSGDGQRKVFVKTYGCQMNVYDSQRMADALARDGFVETDKADDADMVLLNTCHIREKAAEKVYSEIGRLRQLRDRRRKGGADMMIGVAGCVAQAEGREMIARAPAVDFVIGPTTYHRLPDVVARARGGEKVVETEFAVEDKFEHLPRQQARQVQRRGVAAFLTVQEGCDKFCTFCVVPYTRGAEVSRPVAQIVEEARRLVAAGVREITLLGQNVNAWHGEGADGRSWGLGELLHELAGIEGLARLRYTTSHPRDMDDALIAAHRDLDVLMPYLHLPVQAGSDRILKAMNRRHTAEDYRRLVDRIRAARPDIALSGDFIVGFPGETDDDFEDTMRLVRDVTYAQAFSFKYSPRPGTPGADMAGHVDEQVKSERLARLQALLAEQQAGFMQQLVGKEVSVLLEKPGREPGQLVGRSPFLQPVICDETVGKIGDIATVRIGRASANSLISEPVERRRHAA; the protein is encoded by the coding sequence ATGAGTGACGGTGAAACCGCAAGCAATTCCGGCGACGGTCAGCGCAAGGTCTTCGTGAAGACCTATGGTTGCCAGATGAACGTCTATGACAGCCAGCGCATGGCCGATGCGCTGGCGCGCGACGGCTTTGTCGAGACCGATAAGGCCGACGATGCCGACATGGTGCTGCTGAACACCTGCCACATCCGCGAGAAGGCGGCCGAGAAGGTCTATTCGGAGATCGGCCGGCTGCGCCAGTTGCGCGACAGGCGTCGCAAGGGCGGCGCCGACATGATGATCGGTGTCGCCGGCTGCGTCGCCCAGGCCGAGGGGCGCGAGATGATCGCGCGCGCGCCGGCCGTCGATTTCGTCATCGGGCCGACCACCTATCACCGGCTGCCGGACGTCGTGGCCCGGGCGCGCGGCGGCGAGAAGGTCGTCGAGACCGAGTTCGCCGTCGAGGACAAGTTCGAGCATCTGCCGCGCCAGCAGGCTCGCCAAGTGCAAAGGCGCGGCGTCGCCGCGTTCCTGACCGTGCAGGAGGGTTGCGACAAGTTCTGCACCTTCTGCGTGGTGCCCTATACGCGTGGCGCCGAGGTCTCCCGCCCCGTCGCGCAGATCGTCGAGGAAGCGCGCCGGCTCGTCGCTGCCGGCGTGCGGGAGATCACGCTTCTGGGCCAGAACGTAAACGCATGGCATGGCGAGGGCGCCGACGGCCGGTCCTGGGGTCTCGGCGAACTGCTGCACGAACTGGCCGGGATCGAAGGGCTCGCCCGGCTGCGCTACACGACCAGCCATCCGCGCGACATGGACGATGCGCTGATCGCCGCCCATCGCGATCTCGACGTGCTGATGCCCTACCTGCATCTGCCCGTGCAGGCCGGTTCGGACCGGATCCTGAAGGCGATGAACCGCCGCCACACCGCCGAGGACTACCGGCGTCTGGTCGATCGTATCCGCGCCGCCCGGCCCGATATCGCCCTTTCGGGCGACTTCATCGTCGGCTTTCCCGGCGAGACCGACGATGATTTCGAGGACACGATGCGGCTCGTGCGCGATGTGACCTATGCGCAGGCGTTCTCGTTCAAATATTCGCCGCGCCCCGGCACGCCCGGCGCCGACATGGCCGGCCATGTGGATGAACAGGTGAAATCCGAGCGCCTCGCAAGGCTCCAGGCGCTTCTGGCCGAACAGCAGGCCGGTTTCATGCAACAGCTTGTCGGCAAAGAGGTTTCCGTTCTCCTCGAAAAGCCCGGCCGGGAACCGGGACAGCTTGTCGGCCGTTCGCCCTTCCTGCAGCCGGTGATCTGTGATGAAACTGTCGGGAAGATCGGTGACATTGCCACCGTGCGAATCGGGCGGGCTTCGGCCAACAGCCTGATCTCGGAACCCGTGGAACGCCGCAGGCATGCGGCATGA
- the ybeY gene encoding rRNA maturation RNase YbeY has protein sequence MHLHIDIAIEGGGWPGDAEVRPLVERALTVAGDHLGLGGHASEVSLVLTDDATVRTLNARWRGKDTPTNVLSFPAYPVAAGDPPGPLLGDIVLARETIAREAAIDGKPFDAHFRHLIVHGFLHLLGYDHQSDKDAEQMERLERAILADLGISDPYAPVLDDPKDDGRPTT, from the coding sequence ATGCATCTGCACATCGATATCGCCATCGAGGGGGGCGGCTGGCCCGGCGATGCCGAGGTGCGACCGCTCGTCGAACGCGCGCTCACCGTCGCCGGCGACCACCTCGGCCTTGGCGGCCACGCCTCGGAAGTGTCGCTCGTTCTGACCGACGACGCCACGGTCCGCACGCTCAACGCGCGCTGGCGCGGCAAGGACACGCCGACCAACGTGCTGTCGTTTCCCGCCTATCCCGTCGCGGCCGGCGACCCGCCCGGTCCGCTGCTCGGCGACATCGTGCTCGCGCGCGAGACGATCGCCCGCGAGGCCGCCATTGACGGCAAGCCGTTCGATGCCCATTTCCGTCATCTGATTGTTCATGGTTTTTTGCATCTTCTCGGCTATGATCATCAATCTGACAAAGATGCCGAGCAGATGGAGCGCCTTGAACGCGCAATATTGGCCGACCTGGGAATAAGCGACCCCTACGCGCCGGTATTGGATGACCCGAAAGACGATGGAAGACCGACAACCTGA